The genome window GAGTTCGTGCTGGAAGGATCCCCAGCGCGCGTTGGTATAGGCCCCGGCCGCGCGCCGCATCGACACGGCCGACAGGTCCTCGCGCTGCTGACGGCTCAGGCCCAGCGTCGCGGGCATCAGCCAGATATCGGCGTCGAGGCCGCTCTGATGGCTGGCATGTCCCGATGTCATCGGCCCGCCGCGGGGCTGGCTCATGTCGCCCACGTAGATGCCGTTCGACGCGGGATGCGACGCCATCTTGCGCGACAGGCGCTGGACCATGTCGATCGTTTCGGGATGGGCCCAGTTGCGGTTGCGGCTGAGGCGCATTGCCTGCCATGTCGGCCCGGTCTCGGCCAGCTGCTGCGCGCCCGCGACGCAGCCGCGCGAATAGCCGCCATAGGGTGCAGCCGGAAGGTTCGAGCCGGTCGCCGCCACCCCGAAGAGGCTTTTGGCGACCGCGTTGCGATCGACCGCGACGCCGCGCATGTCGGGTTCGGGAACCGTCGCGGTTCCGCAGGATGCGAGCGCGAGCGCCGCGGCCATCAGGATCGTGGGAAGTCTCATGCTGCTCGATCTCCGTCGGGTTTCACCCAGACTAGCAGAACCAGCCCGATTGCGAAGAGCGCGATGAGCGGTGCGATGCCCCAGTGTTGCGATCCTGTCAGCGAGGTCGCGAGGGCGATCGAGAGCGGGGCCAGGAACGACGTGGCCTTGCCCGCCAGCGCATAGAGCCCGAACCCTTCGGTCATGCGGCCCGGATCGCCCTGGCGCACCATCATGGTCCGGCTCGCTGCCTGCAGCGCGCCGCCCGCGGCCCCGATCGTCGCGCCCACGATCATGAAGGCCATGTCGGGCGTGCTCGACCCGATGCTCTGTTGCGTGCCGAAGACGCTCTCTCGCGAGATGAACATCGCGGCCAGCACGCACAGGATGAGCGTCACGACGCAGGTGACGATGACCGGAAGCGGCCCGAACTTCTGGTCCGCGCGGCCGCCCGCCCAGGCAAAGATCGCGCCCGTGACGATCGCGATGATGCCGAACGTGCCGGTCTGGACGACGCTCCAGTCAAGGACGCCCGCCGCAAAGATCGCGCCCAGCGCGTAGGTCCCGTTCAGCCCGTCGCGATAGAACATGGACGCCGCGAGGAACGCGAGGCGCGACGGCGTCCGGGGCAGGTCGCGGATCGTGCGCCGAAGATCCGACAGCGCGGTCGTGACGTCCCGGCTCGAGGCGCCGCGCCGTGGGCGCGGATCGCGCACCCAGAGGAAGAATGGCACCATGAAGACCATGTACCAGATTGCCGTCAGCGGCCCGATGAAGCGCGTTCCCTCGCGCGCGGTGCCGTCGAGCCCGAAGAGGGGCGCGATCCCGATGAGCGTGCGGCCCGTCGCCGCATCCTCGGCGAAGAAGGCCAGCGCCAGGATCAGCGCGACGAGCCCGCCTACATAGCCGAACGCCCACCCGTCGCCCGAGATGCGTCCGATCCGCTCGCGCGGGGCGAGCTCGGGCAGCATGGAGTTTGTGAAGATCGTCGCGAATTCCATCCCGACGAGTCCGAGGCAGAACCCCGCAAGCACGGGCACCAGCGGCAGATCCTCCGGTGTCGCCCACCAGACCGACGCGGCCCCCGCGACGTAGAGGACCGAGAAGATCGCGATCCAGCGCATTCGTGTGCCTGACCGATCGGCGATCGCCCCCAGGACGGGCGCGACACAGGCGATGACGATACCCGCCGCGGCGATGGCGAAGCCCCAGACCGACTGCGCCCGCGCGCCGTCGCCGAGGATCGACTGGATGTAGGGCCCGAAGATGAAGGTGATGAGCAACGTGTTGTAGGGCTGGCTGGCCCAGTCGAAGAAGAACCATCCCCAGATGCGCTTCCGTGCGGTTTCGTCCCGTGCCTGCGTCATCGTCCCGCCTCGTGTCTTTTTTCGGCATAGAAACACGAGCGCTGCGCGCTCTGCCAGCCCTAGCGCGGCCCGTCTTCGTCCTGCATCGGTGGCCAGGGTCGTTCGCCCTCGGCCTCGCCCCAGGCGGTGATCCAGCCCGGCAGCGGCGGAGAGGCCGTGCCGCCCAGGATCTCCGTGGCTGTCGCCGTCGGGACAAGCCCGTTTCGGTCGGTCAGCGCATTGCGGAAAAGCCCGTGCGAGGTGCATGTACCGCCGACCCACATGCCCTGCTCGAGATAGAAGAACCGCGCATCCCAGCCGACCAGCCGCGAGCGCATCTCGATTTCGTCCCAGAGCCGCACCCGCTTGCGATAGCGTACCGAGCTGCCGGCGACCGTCCCGACCCATCGCCGCTCGCGCATCTTCCCGACAAGGCCCAGCCGGTAGAACAGCGCGACCCGTCCGAGATCGTAGAGCGTGAGCGTGCGGCCGTTGTTGAGCTCGCGGAAGATGTCGAGATCGTGCGGCCAGCAGCGAAGCCGGCTCACATGCGTGTCGAAGGTCCCGAGCGGAGCCGCGCGCTTCGCGGCCCGGATCTCGAGGCCCATGCGGAGGAAGGGATACATCACGGCTCTCCTTGCGCGGCCTTGCGCGGACTGGCCCCGGGGCGCGTCGCGGTCAAGGCTTGCCGCCGCGTCGCGGTGTCATTAGATCGGGGCGGAGCGCAAAATAAGGGGCCCTCATGACATCGCTTCTCCAGATCCTGCTGCTGATTCTCGACGTCGTGTGGTTCATCATGATCGCGCATATCGTGATGTCGTGGCTCATCAACTTTCAGGTGCTGAACCTCCGCCAGCCCCTCGTCGCGCAGATCTGGGACGGTCTCACGCGGCTGCTAGAGCCGCTCTACGGGCCGATCCGGCGGATCCTGCCGCCGATGGGCGGGCTCGACCTCGCGCCGCTCATCGCGCTGATCGGGGTCTACGCGATCCGGATCATCCTGATGAACAACGCCGCCGCCTTCTACTGAGGCGGCGCACCCGGACCGACTGCCGGGACATGCGTATTTGAGAAAGCAAAGAGGGGCGGGGCACGCGTGAGGCATCCAGGGCGCAGGTCGTGAGCGGACTCGACGAGATCCTGACGCGGGTCTTCGGCTTCGCCGATTTCCGCCCCGGCCAGCGCGAGATCGTCGAGGCGGTGGCCGGCGGCGAGGACGTGCTCGCCATCATGCCGACGGGCGGCGGCAAGTCGCTCTGCTACCAGCTTCCGGCGCTCGAGGGGACGGGGACGACGCTCGTCATCTCGCCGCTCATCGCGCTGATGCGCGACCAGGTGCGCGCGCTGAGGGCATCGGGCGTGGCGGCGGGCGCGCTCACCTCCGGCAATACCGACGAGGAGAGCGACGCGGTCTGGCGCGGGCTCGAGGATGGCAGCCTCAGGCTTCTCTACATGGCACCCGAGCGGCTCGCCTCGGGCGGGATGGAACGGGTTCTGCGGCAGTCGGGCATCGCCCGCATCGCCGTGGACGAGGCGCATTGCGTCAGCCAGTGGGGCCACGATTTCCGGCCGGACTATCTCAGGATCGGCGAGCTGCGCCGCGCGCTGGGCGTGCCGCTTGCGGCCTTCACGGCGACCGCCGACGAGGAAACCCGCGCCGAGATCGTCGAGCGGCTCTTCGGGCAGGACGCGACGCCGCGCCAGTTCCTGCGCGGCTTCGACCGGCCGAACATCCATCTGGCCTTCGCCGCCAAGGACGGGCCGCGCCGGCAGATCCTCGATTTCGCGGCTGCGCGGCGCGGTCAGCCCGGCATCGTCTATTGCGGCACGCGCGCCAAGACCGAAGGGCTCGCGCAGGCGCTCGGCCAGGCGGGACATGCCGCCTGCGCCTATCACGGCGGGATGGAATCCGACGCCAGGCGCGCCGTGGAGGAACGTTTCGCGCGCGAGGACGGCCTCGTCGTCTGCGCGACCGTGGCCTTCGGGATGGGCGTCGACAAGCCCGACATCCGCTGGGTCGCACATGCCGACCTGCCGAAGTCGATCGAGGGCTATTACCAGGAGATCGGCCGCGCGGGCCGCGACGGCGCGCCCGCCGATACGCTCACGCTCTACGGTCCCGACGACATCCGTCTGCGCCGCACCCAGATCGACGAGGGTCTCGCCCCGCCCGAGCGCAAGAGCGCCGATCACGGACGGCTCAACGCGCTTCTGGGGCTGGCCGAGGCGCTCGGATGCCGGCGGGTGCAGCTGCTGGGCTATTTCGGCGAGGCGGCCGAGCCCTGCGGAAATTGCGATCTCTGCGATCGTCCGCCCGAGACCTTCGATGCGACCGAGGCCGTGCGCATGGCGCTCTCGGCGATCCTCAGGACCGACGAGCGGTTCGGCACGGGCCATCTCATCGACATCCTGACGGGCAATCCGACCGACAAGGTGCGCGAGCGCGGGCATGACGACCTGCCGACCTTCGGCGTCGGTCGTGCGCACGACAAGCGGCACTGGCAGGCCGTGTTCCGCCAGATGATGGGCCGCGACCTGGTCCGGCCCGATGCCGAACGGCACGGCGCGCTCAGGATGACGCATGCCGCGCGGCCGATCCTGCGCGGCGAGGCGGGGATCGAGTTGCGCCGCGACGCGATCGCGCGCCGCGAGGGGCCGGTGCCGCGCGCGCTGGTCGCCGAGGAGGACGCGCCGCTTCTGTCCGCGCTGAAGGCGCAGCGGCGCGCGCTGGCCGAGGCGCAGGGCGTTCCCGCCTATGTGATCTTTGCCGACCGCACGCTGATCGAGATGGCCGAGCGCCGCCCCCGGAGCCTCGACGAGATGGCGCGGATCTCGGGCGTGGGCGCGGTGAAGCTCGACCGGTTCGGCGCGACCTTCCTCAAGGTTGTGACGGGCGAGGCCGAGGAGATGCATCCCGCGCGCCGCAAGCTCGCGGGCCGACCGCAGGGCGCGCTCTACGACCGGCTGATGGAGGCGCAGCAGCGCCTCGCGCGCGGCGTGGACGGCACCGACAAGCCGCTCAGCTGCGCGTCGAACACGCTGAGCTGGATCGCCGAGCGCAGGCCCGACTCGATCGAGGCGCTGGCACGCGCGCCAGGCCTCAGCGCGCCCAAGCTCGACCGGTTCGGCCGTGCCTTCCTCGACGCCGTCGACGAGGGTTGAGGGTCCGGCGCGCGCAGGTATGATCCCCCGCTCATCAACTCATAGGAACCGCCCATGCTGATCGTCCTGTCGCCCGCGAAGAAGCTCGACTGGGACGTGCCGCACGACGAGGTGCGGCAGCCCGCCTTCCAGGAGGAGGCCAACATCCTCGCCGGACATGCGCGGGAATTGTCGGTTGACGATCTGAAGGCGCTGATGGGGCTCAGCGACGATCTGGCGCGGCTGAACCGCGACCGGTTCCACGCGATGGACGAGGCGTCCGATGCCGACAACAGCCGCCCCGCCGCGCTGGTCTTCGCGGGCGACACCTATCAGGGGCTCGAGGCGCGCACGATGGAGCCGCACGCCATAGCTTTCGCCGAGGATCGGCTGCGGATCCTGTCGGGCCTCTACGGGTTGCTCGGGCCGCTCGATTCGATCCAGGCCTACAGGCTCGAGATGGGCTCCAGGCTCAGATCCGGGCGCGGCGGGAACCTCTATGCCTTCTGGGGCGACCGGATCGCCCGGGCACTCGACGCTCAGGCGGCGGCGATCGGGACCGATACGCTCGTCAATTGCGCGAGCCAGGAATATTTCGGCGCGGTCGATCGCAAGGCGCTGGGCCTGCGCGTGATCACGCCGCGCTTCCTCGAGGACGGACCCAAGGGGCCGCGCGTGGTCAGCTTCCATGCCAAGCGCGCGCGCGGTGCCATGGCGCGCTTCGTCTGCGAGAACCGCCTGACCGATCCCGACGCGATCACGGGCTTCGACGCTGGCGGCTACGTCCATATGCCCGAGCTGTCCGACGGGCCCGACCAGCCGGCCTTCCTCCGCCGCGCGGCCTGACCGCCCCGCACGCGGAAATGTCAGCGACGGAGGCGGGGATTGCGGTTCGCGCGCCGGGACGGCTCTGTTAGGCTCGGGAACACAACCGCTGCGGGCGCGGGCATGCCGCGCGCGACGAGCAGGGACGAAGGAGGTGCTCCATGTCGATCTTTTTTCGCGGCGTTCTCCTGGCCGTGGCGCTTCCGGGCGTGGCCCTGGCGCAATCCGCGTCCGAGGCCCCGGCCCCGAGGGTTTCCGCCACGCCGCCCACCGTAACGCCGAGCCTCCGACCAGCGGCGCGGCCCGATCCCGCACCGGCCGAGATCCCCGCCACGCCCAGCACGGCCGAGGCGCGTGCCTTCGCGGAGTGGGTCTCGCGGTTCCGGGGCCGCGCACTCACTCAGGGCGTGTCCTCGCAGGTCTTCGATGCCGCGTTCGAGGATGCGGCTTATCTGCCCGAGGTGATCGCGCGCGACCGCAATCAATCGGAATTCACCTCGACGATCTGGCAATATCTCGACCGCGCGGCTTCCGATGCCCGGGTCGAGAACGGGCGCGCGGCGCTGCGCGAACACGGCCGCATCCTCGACGCGATCGAGGCACGCTACGGCGTCGAGAAGGAGGTCGTGACGGCGGTCTGGGGGCTCGAATCGGCCTATGGCACGCGGCGGGGCGACATCGACATCGTCTCCGCGCTCGCCACGCTCGCACATGACGGGCGGCGCGGTGCCTTCTTCGAGGCGCAGCTCGTCGGCGCGCTCAAGATCGTGCAATCGGGCGACGTGGCACCGCGGCAGATGACCGGAAGCTGGGCGGGCGCGATGGGACACACGCAGTTCATCCCGACCTCCTACATCGCCTATGCGGTCGATTTTACCGGCGACGGCCGGCGCGACATCTGGAGCGACGATCCGACGGACGCGCTCGCCTCCACCGCCGCATATCTCGCGAATTTCGGCTGGGTGACCGGCCAGCCATGGGGTGTCGAGATCCGTCTGCCCGAGGGCTTCGACTATTCCCAGGCCAGCCGCCAGATCAAGCGGATGCCCTCCGACTGGGCCGCGGCAGGCGTGACCGGGATCGACGGCGCGGCCGTCGAGGATTTCGGCGAGGCGTCGATCCTGCTGCCGGCCGGGGCGTCCGGTGCCGCGTTCATGATCTTCCGCAACTTCGAAGTGATCGAGCGGTACAACGCCGCGGAGGCCTATGTCATCGGAGTGGGCCACCTGGCCGACCGCCTCGCGGGCGGGGACCCCATCGATGCCGACTGGCCGCGCGACGACCGGGCGCTGGCCTTCGCCGAACGGGTTGAGCTTCAGCGCCGACTGACCGAGGCGGGCTACAATACCAGGGGGGCCGACGGGATGATCGGGCCGCTCACCATCGGGGCGATCCGCAACTACCAGCGGGCCTCGGGCGCGATCCCCGACGGCTATGCCTCGCTGAGGCTTCTCGATACGCTGCGCTCGGACGGAAGCTGACGCTCAGCCGATCCGCCCGCGCGGGCCCGGCCCCACCTGCGCGCGGTGCAGCAGCAGATGGTCGAGCATCACCGCCGCCGCCATCGCCTCGGCCACGGGAACGGCGCGGATCCCGACGCAAGGGTCGTGGCGGCCCTTGGTGACGATCTCAGTGGGCTCGCCCGACTTGGTGATCGTGCGCCGCGTCTGCAGGATCGACGAGGTCGGCTTGACCGCAAAGCGCAGCACGATGTCCTGCCCGGTCGAGATCCCGCCCAGGATGCCGCCCGCATGGTTCGATCCGTATTCCGGGCCGTCCGGTCCCATGAAGATCTCGTCGGCATTGTCGCCGCCCGTGAGGCCGGCTGCCGCCAGCCCCTCGCCGATCTCGACGCCCTTGACGGCGTTGATGCTCATCATCGCGGCGGCAAGCTCGGTGTCGAGCTTGGCATAGATCGGCGCGCCCAGCCCTGCCGGTGCGCCGCTGATCGAAAGCTCGATCATCGCGCCGACGGACTGGCCGTCCTTGCGGATCTCGTCGAGATACTCACCCCATTCGACGGCGGCTTCCGCGTCGGGCACCCAGAACGGGTTGCGCCCGATCTCGTCCGCGTCGAACCGGGCGCGGTCGATATGCCGCGCGCCCATCTGCACCATGTAGCCGGTGATGGCGAGCCCGGGCGCGAGTTCCGCCAGCACCGCGCGCGCGACGCCGCCCGCGGCGACCCGCGCCGCCGTCTCGCGCGCCGACGACCTGCCGCCGCCGCGCGGATCGCGGATGCCGTATTTCTGCCAATAGGCGATATCGGCATGTCCGGGGCGGAATTTTTCGGCGATCTCGCCGTAATCCTTGGACCGCTGATCGGTATTCTCGATCATCAGCTGGATGGGCGTGCCGGTCGTGCGCCCCTCGTAGGTGCCCGACAGGATCCTGACCGCATCCGCCTCGCGCCGCTGCGTGGTATAGCGCGACGTGCCGGGCTTGCGGCGGTCCATCCAGACCTGGATCGCCTCCTCCGAGATCTCGATGCCCGGAGGGCAGCCGTCGACCGTCGCGCCGAGAGCCGGGCCGTGGCTTTCACCCCAGGTCGTGACGCGGAAGAGATGTCCGTAGGTATTGAGGCTCATGGCCCGGGTGTTAGCGGCCCGCCCGCCGCCGCTCAAGCGGTTTCGCCTTGCGGCACGGGGCGAAGCGGCCTAGCGTCCGGGCTACCTCGGGGTGCCCGCATGGGCTGAGATGCGCGAAATCGCGAACCCGTTGAACCTGAACCGGTTAGAACCGGCGGAGGGAAGGTCGGTCTTCGTTGCGCCACTTCTCCGTCCGGGATGGAAAGGATACGCGATGAAACCGCTCTTCGTCCTCGGCATCGGACTTCTCGGATGTCCCGCGCTCGCGCAGGATCGCCCCGTCCTCGACGTCTATACCTACGACAGCTTCGTCAGCGACTGGGGCCCAGGCCCCGCCATCGCGGAGGCGTTCGAGGCGGAATGTGGCTGCGAGCTGAACTTCACCGCACCGGGTGACGGGGCCGCGCTTCTCGCGCGTCTGCGGCTCGAAGGTGCGCGCAGCGATGCCGACGTGGTCGTGGGGCTCGATACCAACCTGATGGCGGCGGCCGGGGAAACCGGGCTCTTCGCGCCCCACGGGATTGACGACATCGCATGGGATCTGCCGGTCGAATGGAACGATCCCACCTTCCTGCCCTACGATTGGGGCTATTTCGCCTTCGTCCACGAGGCCGATTTCGACCCCCCGACAAGCTTCCGCGACCTCGCCGAGGGCGATGCCTCGATCCTGATCCAGGACCCGCGCTCCTCCACGCCGGGGCTGGGCCTCCTCCTCTGGGTCAGTGCCGCCTATGGCGACGAGGCCCCCGCCATATGGGAAGGGCTTGCCGACAACATCGTCACGGTGACGCCCGGCTGGTCCGAGGCCTACGGCCTCTTCCTCGAGGGCGAGGCCGACATGGTCCTGAGCTACACGACCTCGCCCGCCTATCACGCCATCGCCGAGGACGACGACAGCAAGCGCGCGGCCCTCTTCGACGAAGGCCACTACCTCCAGATCGAGGTCGCGGGAATGCTCGCGGGCAGCGATCAGCCCGATCTTGCGCGCGACTTCCTGCGCTTCCTCGCCGGCGACGCCGCGCAATCGGTGCTGCCCACGACCAACTGGATGTATCCCGCCCGCATCCCCGAGGAGGGCCTCCCGGAGGCCTTCGGCGATCTCGTCTCGCCGGGCACGGCGCTGCAATTCCCGCCCGGGGAGGTGCCCGCGATCCGCGACACCGCGCTCGAGGCCTGGCTCGCCGCGCTGAGCCGGTGATCCGTCCCGCGACGGTCGCGGGGGCCCTCGCGGGCGGCCTCGTCCTCACGCTGATCCTCGGCAGCATCGCGGCCGTGGCCTGGACGGCCGAACCCGGCGCCGGCCTCGGCCCGTCGGACTGGGCCGCGCTGCGCTTCACGCTCTGGCAGGCGGCGCTCTCGGCGCTCTTCAGTGTGGCACTGGCCGTGCCGGTCGCCCGCGCGCTTGCACGGCGGCGCTTTCCGGGGCGATCGCTCGTCGTCACGGCGCTGGGCGCGCCGTTCATCCTGCCGGTCATCGTGGCGATCCTGGGCCTCGTGATGATCTTCGGTCGCGGCGGCGCGCTCAACTGGGCGCTCGGGGCGCTGGGCCTGCCGCCCGTCGGGATCTACGGGGCCTGGGGCGTCGTGCTGGCCCATGTCTTCTTCAACCTGCCGCTCGCCACGCGGTTGATCCTGCAGGGTTGGCTCGACATCCCCGCCGAACGGTTCCGCCTTGCCGCATCGCTGGGGATGGCCCCGCGCGCGCTCTTCCTCCGGATCGAGGTGCCCATGCTTGTCAGGGTCGTGCCGGGGGCGGCGCTTGTCGTGTTCCTCATCTGCATCACCTCCTTCGCGGTTGCGCTGACGCTCGGGGGCGGGCCGCGTGCCACGACGGTCGAGCTTGCGATCTACCAGGCGTTCCGCTTCGATTTCGACCTCGGCCGGGCCGCGCTTCTGGCGCTCCTGCAACTCGGGATCACGGTGCTGGCCGCGCTCCTCGCGCTCGCCGTCGCGACGCCCGACGCGATGGGGGCGGGGCTCGACCGGCCGCCGCGGCGCTGGGGCAATCCGCCGGTGACCTTCGACGCGGTCGTGCTGGCCGTCGCGCTTCTTTTCCTGCTGGCCCCGATCGCGGTCCTGACCGCGCGGGGATTGCCGCAGCTGGCGGGCCTTCCGTCCGAGATCTGGTCGGCCGCGTCTCGTTCCTGTGCGGTGGCCATGGGATCTGCCGCGCTGACCATCGCGCTCGCGCTGCCCATCGCGATCGCGGTCGAGCGGATCCGCGGCGGGGCGGCCCGCGCGCTCGAGATCGCGGGAATGATGGGCATCGCGGCATCGCCCCTCGTCATCGGAACGGGGCTCTTCGTCGTGACCTTTCCGATCATCGCACCCGATCGGCTGACCCTGCCGGTCACGGGCCTCGTCAACGCGGTGATGGCGCTGCCCTTCGCGCTCCGCGTTCTCGTTCCCGCCGTCGCGCGGACCGAAGCGCAGTTCGGCCGCCTCGCCACGTCGCTGGGGATCGAGGGGGCCGCTCGGTTCCGCCTCGTGATCCTGCCGCGGATCGGGCGGCCGCTGGGTTTCGGCGCGGGTCTGGCCGCGGCGCTGTCGATGGGCGATCTCGGGGTTGTCGCGCTCTTCGCGGATGCCGACGACGCCACGCTGCCGCTGCAGCTCTACCGGCTCATGGGGGCCTACCGGATGGACGACGCGGCGGGGGCGGCGCTTCTGTTGCTCGCGCTCAGCCTTGCGGCCTTCTGGATCTTCGACAGGGGAGGGCGCGTCGATGCTCAGGCTTGAAGACCTGCTTCTCGCGCGCGGGGATTTCCTGCTGGGCGCGAGCGTCTCGATCCCTCGGGGCGCGCGCGTCGCGATCCTCGGGCCTTCGGGCGCGGGAAAATCCACGCTGCTCGACGCAATCGGCGGGTTCCTCGCGCCCGATCACGGCCGTATCCTCTGGGAGGGTCGCGACATCACCGCCGTGCCGCCCGCGGACCGGCCGGTCGCGATGATCTTTCAGGACAACAACCTCTTCCCGCATCTCACAGTCGCGCGGAACGTGGGTCTCGGGCTCAGGCCGAACGGCCGTCTCGATGCCGCCGACCGCGCCCGCGTGCTGGGCGCGCTCGCCGATGTCGGCCTCGATGGCATGGCGGAGCGTCGTCCCGCCGACCTCTCCGGCGGCCAGCAAAGCCGCGTGGCGCTGGCGCGCGTGGGCCTGCAGGATCGTCCGATCCTCCTCCTCGACGAGGCGTTCGCGGCGCTCGGCCCCGCGATGAAGCGCGAGATGATCGCGCTGGTGACCCGGTTCTGCGATGCGCGCGACCTAACGCTGCTGATGGTCACGCACGACCCCGAGGATGCGCGACGCCTCGATGGCGACATCATGGTCGTGGCGGATGGCGGCGTGAGCGCGCCCGCGCCCGCGCGCGCCACACTTGCCGATCCGCCAGCATCCCTCGCCGCCTATCTCGCGGGCTAGGGGCGGAAACGAAAAAAGCCGCCCCGGGGGGCGGCTTTCTTGGATTTCATGCCGGGGCGGTCAGTGGCCCTTGTGCTTGATCTTGCGCTTGTGCGGCGCCCAGATCCGCTTGTTCGTGAGATAGAGCAGCACCGCCAGCACGCCCAGCATCAGCACGCCGGTAAAGCCCGCCTGCTTGCGCGCTCCGAGCTTGGGCTCCGCCGTCCACATCAGGAACGCCGCGACGTCCTGCGCGGTGGATTCCAGATCGGTGGGGCTGCCATCCGCGAAGGGCACGTCGTCGCCATAGAGCGGCGGTGCCATCGCGATCCATCCGCCCGGAAACGCCTCGTTCTCGTAGAGGACGGCACCGGCTTCCTCGCGCTGCTCGCCGGTATATCCCGTGAGGAGCGAGGCGATGTATTCCGGTCCGCCCATCCCGTTGACGAGCTGGCTGATCCCGGTGCCGTAGGGCCCGTGAAAGCCCGCCCGCGCCTTCGCCATCAGGCTCAGGTCGGGCGCGTTCGACAGCGACGATTGCGGGAAATGGTCGGTCGGGATCGCGGGACGATAATCGCCCTGACCGTCCAGCAATGCCTCGTCGTAGACCTCGTAGAACTCGGCATAGGCGCGGACCTGCGGCTCGGGCAGCGCGGGGCCGCCCTCCTCACCGAGCGCACGGAACGCCACGTAGCGCAGACCGTGGCAGGCCGAGCAGACCTCGGTATAGACCTGCAACCCGCGCTGGAGCTGCATCTGGTCGTAGCTGCCGAAGGGCCCCTCGAACGAGAAGTCGAAATCGGTGACGTGCCCTTCCTCGGCGGCGAGGGCGGGACCGCCCGCCAGGCCGAGAGCCAGCATCGCGCCGAGGGTGAGTTTCCTAAGCATCATGGTCCTTTCTCACTCGGCCGGGTTCACGACGGTCGTGGTCCCGCCCGTGTTCGGTGCGTAATGGCGCGCGTAGTCTTCCTCGATCGTGCCGGGCCGGGCCAGCGGCTTCTCGAAGACGCCGAGAAGCGGCAGGACGATCAGGAAGTAACCGAACCAGTAGGCCGCCGCGATCAGCGAGATCGAGGCATAGGGCTCCTCCGCCGGCATCGCGCCGACCCACATCAGGACGAAGAAGTCGACGACGAGGCCCGCGAAGAACCACTTGAACATCGGCCGGTACCGGCCCGAGCGCACCGACGACGTGTCGAGCCAGGGGGCCAGCGCCATGACGAGGATCGCGCCGAACATGGCCAGCACGCCGAAGAACTTGGCATCCACGATGCCGCCGGTCACGAAGCTCGCGATCTGCACGACCCACACCTCGGAGGTGAAGGCCCGCAGGATCGCGTAGAACGGCAGGAAGTACCATTCGGGCACGATATGCGCCGGCGTCGCGAGGGAGTTCGCCTCGATGTAGTTGTCGGGGTGGCCGAGGTAGTTCGGCATGAAGCCCACGATCGCGAAGAACACGACCAGGATCACGGCGAGCGCGAAGAGGTCCTTGATCACGAAATAGGGCCAGAAGGGCAGGGTGTCCTTGCGGGCCTCCTCCTTCGAGGTGCGCCGCACCTCGACCCCGGTGGGGTTGTTGTTGCCCGTCGTGTGGAAGGCCCAGATATGCACGACCGTCAGCCCGACGAGGATCATCGGCATCAGGTAGTGCAGCGAGAAGAAC of Palleronia sp. LCG004 contains these proteins:
- the mepA gene encoding penicillin-insensitive murein endopeptidase; translation: MRLPTILMAAALALASCGTATVPEPDMRGVAVDRNAVAKSLFGVAATGSNLPAAPYGGYSRGCVAGAQQLAETGPTWQAMRLSRNRNWAHPETIDMVQRLSRKMASHPASNGIYVGDMSQPRGGPMTSGHASHQSGLDADIWLMPATLGLSRQQREDLSAVSMRRAAGAYTNARWGSFQHELVKAAAQDPRTARIFIFPGAKVRMCAEETGNRDWLRKVRPWAGHHYHFHVRLTCPDGAEGCVNQDPPPPGDGCADAQAWVDNILNPRPAPPADPDARPAQPRGELRVADLPQACQAVLVR
- a CDS encoding MFS transporter, producing MTQARDETARKRIWGWFFFDWASQPYNTLLITFIFGPYIQSILGDGARAQSVWGFAIAAAGIVIACVAPVLGAIADRSGTRMRWIAIFSVLYVAGAASVWWATPEDLPLVPVLAGFCLGLVGMEFATIFTNSMLPELAPRERIGRISGDGWAFGYVGGLVALILALAFFAEDAATGRTLIGIAPLFGLDGTAREGTRFIGPLTAIWYMVFMVPFFLWVRDPRPRRGASSRDVTTALSDLRRTIRDLPRTPSRLAFLAASMFYRDGLNGTYALGAIFAAGVLDWSVVQTGTFGIIAIVTGAIFAWAGGRADQKFGPLPVIVTCVVTLILCVLAAMFISRESVFGTQQSIGSSTPDMAFMIVGATIGAAGGALQAASRTMMVRQGDPGRMTEGFGLYALAGKATSFLAPLSIALATSLTGSQHWGIAPLIALFAIGLVLLVWVKPDGDRAA
- a CDS encoding acyl-CoA thioesterase; the encoded protein is MYPFLRMGLEIRAAKRAAPLGTFDTHVSRLRCWPHDLDIFRELNNGRTLTLYDLGRVALFYRLGLVGKMRERRWVGTVAGSSVRYRKRVRLWDEIEMRSRLVGWDARFFYLEQGMWVGGTCTSHGLFRNALTDRNGLVPTATATEILGGTASPPLPGWITAWGEAEGERPWPPMQDEDGPR
- a CDS encoding YggT family protein, which translates into the protein MTSLLQILLLILDVVWFIMIAHIVMSWLINFQVLNLRQPLVAQIWDGLTRLLEPLYGPIRRILPPMGGLDLAPLIALIGVYAIRIILMNNAAAFY
- the recQ gene encoding DNA helicase RecQ; translation: MSGLDEILTRVFGFADFRPGQREIVEAVAGGEDVLAIMPTGGGKSLCYQLPALEGTGTTLVISPLIALMRDQVRALRASGVAAGALTSGNTDEESDAVWRGLEDGSLRLLYMAPERLASGGMERVLRQSGIARIAVDEAHCVSQWGHDFRPDYLRIGELRRALGVPLAAFTATADEETRAEIVERLFGQDATPRQFLRGFDRPNIHLAFAAKDGPRRQILDFAAARRGQPGIVYCGTRAKTEGLAQALGQAGHAACAYHGGMESDARRAVEERFAREDGLVVCATVAFGMGVDKPDIRWVAHADLPKSIEGYYQEIGRAGRDGAPADTLTLYGPDDIRLRRTQIDEGLAPPERKSADHGRLNALLGLAEALGCRRVQLLGYFGEAAEPCGNCDLCDRPPETFDATEAVRMALSAILRTDERFGTGHLIDILTGNPTDKVRERGHDDLPTFGVGRAHDKRHWQAVFRQMMGRDLVRPDAERHGALRMTHAARPILRGEAGIELRRDAIARREGPVPRALVAEEDAPLLSALKAQRRALAEAQGVPAYVIFADRTLIEMAERRPRSLDEMARISGVGAVKLDRFGATFLKVVTGEAEEMHPARRKLAGRPQGALYDRLMEAQQRLARGVDGTDKPLSCASNTLSWIAERRPDSIEALARAPGLSAPKLDRFGRAFLDAVDEG
- the yaaA gene encoding peroxide stress protein YaaA, whose product is MLIVLSPAKKLDWDVPHDEVRQPAFQEEANILAGHARELSVDDLKALMGLSDDLARLNRDRFHAMDEASDADNSRPAALVFAGDTYQGLEARTMEPHAIAFAEDRLRILSGLYGLLGPLDSIQAYRLEMGSRLRSGRGGNLYAFWGDRIARALDAQAAAIGTDTLVNCASQEYFGAVDRKALGLRVITPRFLEDGPKGPRVVSFHAKRARGAMARFVCENRLTDPDAITGFDAGGYVHMPELSDGPDQPAFLRRAA